Part of the Chelmon rostratus isolate fCheRos1 chromosome 13, fCheRos1.pri, whole genome shotgun sequence genome is shown below.
tgtgtgtgtaaaagagtgCAGGTACCagactggcctgcctgcagtccagaccaAGCAAGAATGTGAAAGAATAACCCTTTAAAACCTGAACAATTAGTGTCCTCAGTTCCCAAATGctgagtgttgttaaaagaaaaggtgatttAACACATAGTAACCATGTCCCTGTCCCAATGTTTCTGGAACATgtgcaggcatcaaattcagaatgagtgtagttttttagtttagcattttaaacattaaatatcttgatCTTGTACTAAAATTCAATTGAATATAAGtcaaaaaagatttgaaaattcagtttttaattacattttacacagtgtttttaactttttttgaatcagggttgtatttcCAAACTGTTTTCAATAGAGAAAATGGTTCATTGCTGTAAATACAGAGTGAgttgagcttttgttttgtttcttgatTTCTATTAGTATTCACAGAAGTAGTTCAAGGAGTCATATGCCATGTTAGGACAATTTGATAGATGTGAGTCAGTTTGTACACTATAAACCAGCTGTCAGTGCTTAGTGGCTCCTGCACCCGGGGAGACAAAGTCAGCTTTCAGTTATGAAACAGAAAAGGTAAATAAGTTCAGTTAAACAccccaaaaaaaaatgtctgcagagtTCTTCATGCTTTCTAAAAATGAGTGTGGTATTGACTTCCTGTGCCTGCGTCTATCAGGTGACAGGCCGTTCCAGTGCAACCAGTGCGGCGTCTCGTTCACCCAGAAGGGAAACCTGCTGCGACACATTAAGCTGCACACAGGCGAGAAACCCTTCAAATGCCCCTTCTGCAACTACGCCTGCCGGCGGCGCGATGCCCTCACCGGTCATTTGCGCACTCATGCTGGTAAGactcctcctcaccctcttgTCTTCCCTTTTTACTCATCCACCTCTGTTACCCAGAAGAGacttcatttctttcatcagAGGTGCTTCACAGatctgaagaaaaaagaaatcaacccTCACATAAAAAGCATTAGAGATATTTTAGCACGGGTCTGTCTCAACATGAACTGAATgtcatgaatatatatatatatatatatatatatatatatatatatatatatatatatatatatattactaaTATTATACTTGTGTTACATGTTTACACTCTGTCTCACTgctatgtgtgtgcacattatCACCCCAGTCTGCCCCTGACATAATGCAGGAGccttgaaaaatatttttgtccTTGGAAATCAGTGATCTCGAGACTAAAATGTACCTCCCAAAGGCCAAACCACATCTGTGTAGACATGTATCAAGAAGAATTTAAGAGGCCCCGGTCTAGTTCAATGTAAGGTCTTTGAAAAAACattgtatttttccattttgtctATCTACAGGCTTTGTAAGTACCTCTTAGGTGTTCTCCTTAGATATTTCTTCCTCTGTAGCTTTGTGTGACTAATGGTCATGGTCACAGTAGCCATACTTGCCAGTCGGTGACTCTGTCTTGTATTGTTGTTGGATAGGcatggtggtgtgtgtttttttttttttttttatgcgaCTGTTATAGACAGCGCTGTGAGTGCTTTGTGGTTAGGTACCAAGGACGTGCTGTTCCTTACTTGCTTGACTCGCTAAGGAGGAAACTATCTGTCTGTTGAGAAACACATGGGGAGTGCTGGCTGCGTCTCAACTGTAACCCACTTTCCTATCACAGAGGATCTCGCCCCTCTTTTGCTCCTTTGAAACCAAGGTCAGACAGCGCTGTCAATACTGCCTGTCATACCCCCACAGGGGTTACTCATACACTCTGCTCTTTTCAGATAGAGGTAACATGTGCTTCTGGCTGTGCGTCCATGTGTTTGAGTGCATTTTGTTTGCACGTCTGTTGTTACTCAGATGCCTCTTTTATGCATTTCTTACTTTCTTATCTGCCTCTCCACATCTGCCCTCCACCACCATGAtcattttcctgctttcacTTCCTTTATTGTCAGCCGAAGTCGTGTGGCACATCCCCCAACCCCTTCTCCCCCTGTAAAACCATGATTAATAAGTTACACCTGCCTTCCTCTGGTCATTCAGTGGGGAATGTGAGGAATTTGATGTTGCCAAGTTGTGCTGTCGTGGcgttttttaaatgcagagaCCCCTCCTCGGTTGCTGCAGACCTGGCAGCTCTGGCCCGGTGCCCTGCCTGGAAGAACAGGTGTCACCAAAAGAGGGAAATGCTGCATTGAAAGAGAGGTCAGGCGAGGAAAAGTGGAGTGAGAAACAGTAAAGGGTGGTAGAACAAAAGTGTGTCGAATGGCTGCTGTCCCTAACGTCGGGTAAAATGTCGCAATTAGCCGGCTGATTGGTGGAAGGATAATGCAAGGACAGGTAATGCTTGAGAGGCAaaggttttcacattttttaagtCGCAGGATTTAAATTTGAGCAAGTTCCCGTTTATTAGCCAAATGCAATCAGCCAAGTGAGTCCGAGTGCACAGTGTGGATCATTTACATGAGTAAGAATAGCAGCTGAAAGGTGGATTCTTCAGGCCCATCCAACATCTGCACAAggttgtgtgtgggtggataTCTGAGAAAGTAAGAAAGCCTGTgttgcgtgcgtgcgtgagagagtgtgtgagccGCTAAGAACGAGGGAGCGACGTTTGATCGAACGCTGCCTACTCCGCTGTTTTACTTTCACGGCTGGAAAGCAGCGAAGAGGACGATTTCCATGATGACGCTTCATTTCGAAGTTACACTCTTTCACGACCCAATAATACTGAAACCTTTTGTTATTAGCATCCACCTTTTAGATCTGATCGTACTCAGAAAAGTGGTGATAATTAACCCTAGTTTCGAGTTCTGCCAATACAGTGTCATTCATAGACCACAATAGTACTGAATGACAGATACGACAGAAAATCATTCCACATGATTCACTGAAAAAGGTGCCTGCTGATGCAAGATTGGTCAAGTCATTCTTCAgcaagtgggttttatttcaCTCACACAAATCACAGAAGTCATCCAGGGAAGAGAAATGTAACATTTCCAGATAAAGAATTATCCAGTTCTGAGTAACTCGTCTTCTTATACGACATATTAAgtcctttaaaaataaaagaagaaactgAACATCCCCTTCTGTGGGAGAAAGAGCACTTCTGTTCACGTGTGAACTATCACCTAcctctaagtgtgtgtgtgtgtgtgtgtgtgtgtgtgtgtgtgcgttacaACCTCCAGGCCTCAGACTGAAACGTGTTTGGTTTCTCTGTTCTCACAGTGACAAGAGCGCAGGATCAGCCGCGCATCTTCTTCTAGTAATCGCTGTCGCCGTTACGCCAGTGAACGTCTTACTACATTGCGTCGCTAATGATGCTGTCTGGGTCACATCGGCGTGCTTGTGTGGCCTCCAGTTCACTCACTGAGTCCCTTTATGAGTCATTTCATTAGTTCTGAGAATACTCACAGGACACGGACCTGTTCCCTCAGCAGTGTCTGCCTGCGTAGGATTTTCACTTTAATGCTGGCTGTTGCAATTGCAtctttacacatttttttactCAACTTTGGCCTCAATATGGAAACAGCTCATGTAGTTCCATTGTACAAACACGGTGACACCAGTAACCTCAACAGCTACTGGCCTATATTTACTGTGGGCTGTCCTGTAGTTCAGTATTGTAATGTCTTTCATTAGTCACACTTGGATGTCggatggatggaaggaaagACGGGCTTGACCGAGATAGATGTAAAGGACGTGTCTTCATCTTTCCACTCGTCTTGGTAGGAAGGAATTGAATGAACCAGAAACGGCACAATGAATCACACTCCACCTCCATAGCAGTTTAACATTGGAGCTAGTTTCCTGCGTGATCAACTCCGCTATTCACTCAGCGTGCCACAGCAGTGGGAGTTCGCTGTGCGCTTCAGACACCAAAGTGTTTTGAAATGCAGACTTCATGGTGCAACTATCTGTGTCGCCCACAGCTTGTCTGGCAACAGTTGTGTGGAATCCTCACACAAGTAGTGGAATATCCATGATCTCAGAGGCTGGTTTGTTTGTACTACTGACTGTTCACAGTAGTGACTACTACGCACCACCCGAACGCTGCAGCGGGTTGTGTTCTCTCATTGGGCACtgcccactctctctctctctctcagtacaGGAGTGAATGAAATTAATATTCTCTCCCTCGAATGTCTCCGCTTCTAGTTGGCAAACCACACAAGTGCAACTACTGTGGCCGGAGCTACAAACAGCGCACTTCTCTAGAGGAACATAAAGAGCGCTGCCACAGTTACCTGCAGGGCATCGGCTTGGATCCGACCACCAACACTGGTCCTTACACAGGTAAATAGTTTTACTCAAACTGAAACCAGGAAAATGAAGGCGTCCTAATCACAGTGCAATGAAATTCAGTAGAAAAGTTGGATCTCACAGGAGGAAAGCAGTATTAGCATGTACACTGTGATGTCTACTTGGACCTATAATTAATTGGATACAGTACTAGCATTAATACTCCAGTATAGAAGGAATGAAATTTATTTTAGGCTTATATGACTCAATAAATAgtgtatttatttcagtgtatttctttgttttttttatatatatatctgtttAACTTTTGTGATAGCTTTTGTTCATATAACCACTTAACTGCTGAAATAGTTCagcaattcattcattctgtaaGACAAGCAGCATTCTTATGGGAAGAGTGAGGTTTATGGGGCATGGCTAATCTGAAGTTATGACTAAATTTCAGGCCATGATCAAAATAAATGGCCCTAAAACCAAAATtctgatttcattttcacatccCAAGAAAAGTGATCTGTTAAGTTTCCATTTCAGCACTTAGGAGTCCCTCCATTCAGCACCCAAATGCAGTCTTGCCCTTTCTAACCCCCTCCTCAAACTTTCAAGGTGAGGTTCCCGCAGAGCCGAGGACCATGGCGGAGGCCAACACCATGGCCGCGTTTGATCGACCGCCCGTTATTGAAAGGCTGCACAACAACGTGGGCAAGAGGAAGAGCACCACGCCCCAGAAATTTGTGGGTGGGTATTTCAAGCGTAGCCAGGCAGATGACAGCTTTCTCTACTTTAGTCAGTGTCCATAAGGAACAGTGTCATGTGCGgtatcatttcatttcaactcCTCCATTTGCTTTCTGAAGTCTGAAGTCGAAGTGGTGGTTAAAAATCATTCTGTTGTGTTCTGCACTCACAGACTTCCATGCAAATCATATTGtggtgactgttttttttacctcaattTGAGTCAAACTCTTCAATTTCAGTGGATGAAATGTATTGCTTCCAAGCCTAAATCCAAGCAGACAGTCATTTGGACTTAACTGTTGCTTTGCAGAGTCTCAGAATGCATTAGTAAAACTGTCATCATGTCATACACCTTGCTGCTGTATCACTTTCACACTGATAGAATGGAAGTATGTTGTTAACTAACCCAGTTCTTGGTTTCTGCCCTTTCCTACTTTGCgtttttcccttccttttcaACATTGCATCATGCAATATgataaaatatcacaaattaGCCGTGTCCTACTTAGgagcacagatttttttttctgaatatgGTTTTATTTGCCACAGTATTAGAAAAAGAGATTGAGAAAGCAAGAGCAAGCGGTTGACTGAGAGGCAAGGAAATGTTTTTCACTCTGTGGTTAGGTACACCTGTAACTTTGCCATTGCTCTTATCGAGAGAAAACAGCTCACCGCATCCCTGTTCGAGAGGGGTTAAACAGTGCACTAGTAGATGGATGGGGCTTTCCACCCCATTAGACTCGTACACACAGAACATCAagaacaaaatatgaaaaacaagcCCTGAAATATCCGCAAGATATAAGGTTCTCTGGCGAGAAAGGAAATTTTGTGAAATCAGACTATGCTCGCATTTGTGCGTattgtttctctcttttgtttggAGCTCAAAGCAAGAGTGTCGCCCTCCACTTCAGCTCTTCAGCTCTTtcgtctcttttttttttttgttgcctgacattttgaaattgGATTGCCATCTTGTTAAGTCATTTAATTCCACTAAGTCAtagtgttgctctgtgtcatGCAGGTGAAAAGATGTTACGCTACAGCTACCCTGAAGTAGGCTATGAGATGGGCCTTAAGTATGAGAAGCAGGCAGAACTGTTGCCAGCCCACATGATGGACCAGGCCATCAATAATGCCATCACATACCTTGGATCAGAGACCCTTCGGCCCATGCTCCACCATCCAGGTCCCCCTCTCTCCATGGCGGAGGTGGTGCCCATGGTCAACCCCCTCTTCCACCATGTCCTGCCACTGGCCCAACGAACAGAGCGTCTAAGAAACTGTGACACCCTGCCACCTCAGCCCCATGACTTCCCCAGTCACCCCTCCACAAACGGCCCCGCTGCCTCAAACCGGCAGGTCAAGCCGCCCCAAAAAGGGCAAGAGGAATCTCCCAACAACAGTGGACTCGACTCTGCTGACTCGGCTCGCAGCAGCCCTCAAGAGAGGCAGGGCAACCACGGCAGCAACCCCCCTTCCGGCCTCAGGTCCCGGGGTAGTCCAGCGGTGATCTATTCAGGTGAGCGGGTGACAGAAGCGTCGCCCAGAAGCGGGGCAGGAATGGGGACAGGGATAATGCGAGTGGCCATGGAGAGGCCCGCGAGCCAGGGAGGGGTGCAGGTGTTCGGACGAGAGGGCCAGGAGCTGCGGGCCTTCCAGTGCGAGCACTGTCGGGTGCTCTTCCTGGACCATGTCATGTACACCATCCACATGGGTTGCCACGGATACAGAGATCCACTGGAGTGCAACATTTGTGGTCACCGCAGCAAAGACCGCTACGAGTTCTCCTCTCACATAGTCCGCGGTGAACACACCTTCCATTAAGAGGATGGGCAGGAATGAAGGGAAAGGAGCAATAGCCTGATATCCGTCCTTATCCCCAGACCTCTGAGACTGCGCAGTTGAATGGCACTGTAGACAAGTGTAGCACAATCATAGCATAGACTTCTTTTTAAGCTACTTATTGTGAATCTGAACAGTTGAACAATCATATGAAGGTACGGGccaaagacacatttttctaCATATTAAATTAAGATTAATGTAGAGGAAGGAaggtaagtttttttttttctctctctctctctcaaaatgttgaattgtATAACAGAGCAGCTGTCAGACGACTTTGACTAGTTTTTcgtttcagttttatttggaAATGTCTCCTTTTGTGCTTGTCCTGTGCTccttttttctattattttacaGAAATGATATATTGAAATATGAGAACATGTTCTTGCCTTGCGAACTAAGTGAACcagatgggggaaaaaaaagtttcagctCCACCAGACAGAATGTCACAGTTACAGCTGATGACAGTAGTAAAGGCTTCAGGTAGTCTTAACTCAACTAAAGAAATACTATCAGTCATGAATTCTTAAATAGACATACTGGATCCTTGcagttttcctctttcttctttatgACATTGCTGTGGCTGATAATCCTCATGCTGGTGTCCATTTGAGCTTGATTTCCAGTGGTGTGGTTGTCTGCAAGGTCTCTGTAGCTATAGACATTTGAACAGCCATGCCATCACCTTCAGTATTTTGACCTGCTTTGGTATTGCCGTGCATAACAGCgtcatttttaatcaattaGCAAACATAGCTCAATAccatgcatttaaaaataaaccATTTGAAATTACACCAGACTTTACCATTGACCCCCACCAAtgttaacaacaacaaatgcatgTTTTGAGACTTTTATTCCCGTTGTCCCTTAAATATAAGTTGAGTGCAACTTGAAATGGCAGATGAATGTCggtaaacacaaataaaaactagATGTACGGAGGTATATCCCAATTTGTATAAATGATGGTAATCACAAATGCATTATCCCTTCCACAAACACATACTAGCAAAAAGACGTTACATATAGACTAGGCTACACATTGCATTCAAAATGATTCTTGCCTATATTAATACCTCATTTGCAAGGATGAtgctaaagctaatgctaactgtcTAAAAAGGCCACATAGATGGGTGATAGCGGAAAGCTACTTCCTAACAACCACGTTGTGGGATTCAGCCGGTGTGATAGCCTTCACTCATAAAAGTGGGCTGATATTAGGGTGTATAATAGAGCTGTTTTTTCACTGCCACAGTGCAGTATGTTAGCAGACGAAACTAGCAGtgctagctagcaagctaaatAACTTAGTTTTTACTTAGACCACCcacatttttttatgtcatCAGTGGCGGGTGAAGCACTCGAGTGTCACTAcctgcacagaagaagaacaccACTAGCTTCCTGTTGCTGGCGTgcagattttctcattttaaaacaggtCCATACAACTCAGCTCAGACAGTCTGAAAGATGATACCCATTCGACATTACTTTATTCTTTGAAAAAGGCACTGACTCATACACCAGATTGTAGAACACTTAGAAAAATATGTCTTCTCATGGAAATTTTGTGAGTCTTCCGCCACAAATGTAATCAAATCCACATGCAGATTTTACAATTTGTACTTAAATGAAAAAAACCTTTATTTCCACAAGAACATCTCCAATACAGATGTTCTTAGTCCTATTGTTCTTAGGTTTTAATTTATGTTTGGAGCcattaatatataaaaataaaatgaaaataatatacAGTTAAAATTCTCATTTATAAATCTCTTTATTTCTATCTCACTTGTATTGGAACATGCTTCTCTCCGTAGTAATCAGCCTCTATTCAGCTTGACTGACAAGTTAGAACTATTGATCATCAAGAGAATCCAcagtgaaaggaaaaacaagtaCAGAAAGGGTAGCCTGATGGTTTTGTCAGCCCTGTGACCTTAAAAAGTTCAGTTCATGGCCATCTTTTTCATcgactttttcttttctgagcaGCACAGCTAACGCATCCTCCACACAAATAACTGGCCATTTGTGTCTTTCCCCGGTCTTATAAAGAATTGTTAGATCCTGGTGGCTTTGAGGGCACAGATTCCTAAAAAATGcagatctgtttttgttttgatgagtTAAAAATCTAGAAGTCGCTCAACCTCCCGGCAGGAGTAACGATGCCTAATTGCAATGGATACCGAAGGGGTAAAGGAGGCTTAGGATTCGGCATGGGTCGCTCTTCTCTGATGTACCTCACTTCATGCTTTAGGCCCATCTTTTTGATCTAATCCACTTAGCTATTAAGGCTGGATGactgcgtgtgcttgtgtgagtgtgtttagtATACGTGTTGTGCGTTTCTCTTCAGTGCTTTTGGTACGGGGTCAGCTGGGGTCTGCATTATTGATCCTGTTTTCCAGCTACATACGTGTGGTTTCAATGCCATCTTATTTGAATGTCAcgaaaaatacacaaaaacattacaaactCTGCACAAAATCATCTGGGGATCTTAAAATGTTGAGTACCTttgcattaaacacagctgaatgcCTTCAGTTTACTGCATTATGGGAATAGAGGGGATTCTTGATGTGTGCGATGGGCAtttgccatgtttttgtttctcctaCTGTAGTATTCACCAACACTCACCAACATCatctcaagcacacacacactaataatgTCCTTCAcgcttcctctctgtctgaatgtcACTCTTTGCATTCCCATAATGCCACCACATTCATGGATGACCTTGCACAGAGGTGGTGGAGAACGAGACAGCTTGAACAAGAggaagagtgaggaagaggagtgtggTTGCCGCATGGTACTACTCTGAAAATGTAGCATTCCAAGTCACCTCTGTAAACCTGCTCTAACGTGAAAAGCTCATGTATGCAAAGTTAAAATGGAAAGTCCAGATCTCTAGTCCATCATCTGCAGTATGTTGTAGGATGACAGATTTTAAggccagctgcagctctctccaTGTGAAAGGACTCAGATAAGACTGTGCTTTGTACGGTCGGCCATGCACTTTATGTCCATGCCCTGACACCAGGCagccttgttgttgttgttgttttttcccacCTAGTTGTTATATTGAAGTGTAGGTAGAGTGAAAAACAATCGATTAGCCTTTTCTCTGAAAGGACAACATAGGAGAGACTCCATGTAGG
Proteins encoded:
- the ikzf2 gene encoding zinc finger protein Helios, which produces MEAPDGYCASNGQCSPGEENSRMLADMSTPNGQMVPQGPNSPTELAIKQEEETAEEADNRSPALEEIGQTGEEEVAVEESMTGSPNNVQDELSGPNVTADAGNRQPHGDRPFQCNQCGVSFTQKGNLLRHIKLHTGEKPFKCPFCNYACRRRDALTGHLRTHAVGKPHKCNYCGRSYKQRTSLEEHKERCHSYLQGIGLDPTTNTGPYTGEVPAEPRTMAEANTMAAFDRPPVIERLHNNVGKRKSTTPQKFVGEKMLRYSYPEVGYEMGLKYEKQAELLPAHMMDQAINNAITYLGSETLRPMLHHPGPPLSMAEVVPMVNPLFHHVLPLAQRTERLRNCDTLPPQPHDFPSHPSTNGPAASNRQVKPPQKGQEESPNNSGLDSADSARSSPQERQGNHGSNPPSGLRSRGSPAVIYSGERVTEASPRSGAGMGTGIMRVAMERPASQGGVQVFGREGQELRAFQCEHCRVLFLDHVMYTIHMGCHGYRDPLECNICGHRSKDRYEFSSHIVRGEHTFH